In Elaeis guineensis isolate ETL-2024a chromosome 1, EG11, whole genome shotgun sequence, a genomic segment contains:
- the LOC105060348 gene encoding probable BOI-related E3 ubiquitin-protein ligase 3 isoform X2, translating into MAVQAQYPSNAFSPDFRSRSRNSVLEELQMLQDRTRHHHLGSLLGGYSHLGQQRQQQGFNNCTVFSDPTSELTCNAPGPRKRIRDEEPMVLPNPNLHQNAIPAFPYASLNLGGLPLKPNNATEATIDAAQLSHEQSRLLESAGTSTSGRPHFVSVSAAASPLVVSPLAQEIASHLCHHNIEIDALVRLQYERLRSGWEEVRKKHCRELVSAVEQRVAKRLREKEAELENASRRNAELEEKLRQMSAENQIWFNVAKNNEAIVNSLKTSLEQVLLQNMASAAAAGCNQGCDGYGDGEGAATFPADDAQSCCFEDDEKERREAAALRQNEELLWRRACKICQEKDVCVLLFPCRHLCLCKDCEPMVDTCPICQSVKSDFLQIFMS; encoded by the exons ATGGCCGTGCAAGCCCAATACCCATCCAACGCTTTCTCCCCGGACTTCCGTTCCAG GTCTCGAAACAGCGTGTTGGAAGAACTCCAGATGCTCCAGGATCGCACCCGACACCATCATCTCGGGAGTCTCCTTGGCGGCTACTCTCATCTTG GCCAGCAGCGGCAGCAGCAAGGTTTTAACAATTGTACGGTGTTCAGCGATCCAACGAGCGAGTTGACTTGCAATGCCCCAGGGCCCCGGAAGCGGATCCGAGACGAGGAGCCAATGGTACTGCCCAATCCCAATCTCCACCAAAACGCCATCCCCGCCTTCCCCTACGCAAGTCTCAATCTCGGCGGGCTTCCGTTGAAGCCCAACAACGCTACCGAAGCTACAATCGACGCCGCCCAGCTGTCGCACGAGCAGAGCCGGTTGCTCGAGTCTGCTGGGACTTCGACCAGCGGCCGTCCCCACTTCGTCTCCGTCTCCGCCGCCGCCTCGCCACTCGTCGTTTCCCCTCTGGCGCAAGAAATCGCCTCCCATCTGTGCCACCATAACATCGAGATCGACGCCCTCGTCCGCCTCCAG TATGAGAGGCTTCGATCGGGATGGGAGGAGGTGCGGAAGAAGCATTGCCGGGAGCTGGTTTCGGCGGTGGAGCAGCGGGTGGCGAAGCGGCTGAGGGAGAAAGAAGCAGAGCTGGAGAACGCGAGCCGCCGGAATGCGGAGTTGGAGGAGAAGCTGAGGCAGATGAGCGCCGAGAACCAGATATGGTTCAACGTCGCCAAGAACAACGAGGCCATCGTTAACAGTCTCAAGACGAGCCTGGAACAGGTTCTCCTCCAGAACATGGCCTCCGCCGCTGCCGCCGGCTGCAACCAGGGCTGCGATGGCTACGGGGACGGCGAGGGTGCGGCGACGTTCCCGGCGGACGATGCGCAGTCGTGCTGCTTCGAGGACGACGAAAAGGAGAGGCGGGAGGCGGCGGCGCTGCGGCAGAACGAGGAGCTTCTATGGCGGAGGGCGTGCAAGATATGCCAGGAGAAGGACGTGTGCGTTCTGCTGTTCCCTTGCCGGCACCTTTGCTTATGCAAGGACTGCGAGCCGATGGTCGACACGTGTCCCATCTGCCAATCCGTTAAGAGCGACTTTCTCCAAATCTTCATGTCCTGA
- the LOC105060348 gene encoding probable BOI-related E3 ubiquitin-protein ligase 3 isoform X1 — protein sequence MAVQAQYPSNAFSPDFRSRSRNSVLEELQMLQDRTRHHHLGSLLGGYSHLAGQQRQQQGFNNCTVFSDPTSELTCNAPGPRKRIRDEEPMVLPNPNLHQNAIPAFPYASLNLGGLPLKPNNATEATIDAAQLSHEQSRLLESAGTSTSGRPHFVSVSAAASPLVVSPLAQEIASHLCHHNIEIDALVRLQYERLRSGWEEVRKKHCRELVSAVEQRVAKRLREKEAELENASRRNAELEEKLRQMSAENQIWFNVAKNNEAIVNSLKTSLEQVLLQNMASAAAAGCNQGCDGYGDGEGAATFPADDAQSCCFEDDEKERREAAALRQNEELLWRRACKICQEKDVCVLLFPCRHLCLCKDCEPMVDTCPICQSVKSDFLQIFMS from the exons ATGGCCGTGCAAGCCCAATACCCATCCAACGCTTTCTCCCCGGACTTCCGTTCCAG GTCTCGAAACAGCGTGTTGGAAGAACTCCAGATGCTCCAGGATCGCACCCGACACCATCATCTCGGGAGTCTCCTTGGCGGCTACTCTCATCTTG CAGGCCAGCAGCGGCAGCAGCAAGGTTTTAACAATTGTACGGTGTTCAGCGATCCAACGAGCGAGTTGACTTGCAATGCCCCAGGGCCCCGGAAGCGGATCCGAGACGAGGAGCCAATGGTACTGCCCAATCCCAATCTCCACCAAAACGCCATCCCCGCCTTCCCCTACGCAAGTCTCAATCTCGGCGGGCTTCCGTTGAAGCCCAACAACGCTACCGAAGCTACAATCGACGCCGCCCAGCTGTCGCACGAGCAGAGCCGGTTGCTCGAGTCTGCTGGGACTTCGACCAGCGGCCGTCCCCACTTCGTCTCCGTCTCCGCCGCCGCCTCGCCACTCGTCGTTTCCCCTCTGGCGCAAGAAATCGCCTCCCATCTGTGCCACCATAACATCGAGATCGACGCCCTCGTCCGCCTCCAG TATGAGAGGCTTCGATCGGGATGGGAGGAGGTGCGGAAGAAGCATTGCCGGGAGCTGGTTTCGGCGGTGGAGCAGCGGGTGGCGAAGCGGCTGAGGGAGAAAGAAGCAGAGCTGGAGAACGCGAGCCGCCGGAATGCGGAGTTGGAGGAGAAGCTGAGGCAGATGAGCGCCGAGAACCAGATATGGTTCAACGTCGCCAAGAACAACGAGGCCATCGTTAACAGTCTCAAGACGAGCCTGGAACAGGTTCTCCTCCAGAACATGGCCTCCGCCGCTGCCGCCGGCTGCAACCAGGGCTGCGATGGCTACGGGGACGGCGAGGGTGCGGCGACGTTCCCGGCGGACGATGCGCAGTCGTGCTGCTTCGAGGACGACGAAAAGGAGAGGCGGGAGGCGGCGGCGCTGCGGCAGAACGAGGAGCTTCTATGGCGGAGGGCGTGCAAGATATGCCAGGAGAAGGACGTGTGCGTTCTGCTGTTCCCTTGCCGGCACCTTTGCTTATGCAAGGACTGCGAGCCGATGGTCGACACGTGTCCCATCTGCCAATCCGTTAAGAGCGACTTTCTCCAAATCTTCATGTCCTGA